A DNA window from Camelina sativa cultivar DH55 chromosome 17, Cs, whole genome shotgun sequence contains the following coding sequences:
- the LOC104759769 gene encoding nucleoid-associated protein At2g24020, chloroplastic-like, with the protein MAHYIRSNCEIKDKGISETPSSFFRKTVASMAATTNFTKSLLFPSSHVSGNVSLKSQRGSSSSTRTWPNQNKSRNGYKSLRVNGLFGGGNKYNNSEDGRQSKAGIFENMQNMYETVKKAQMVVQVEDVLVQKELAM; encoded by the exons ATGGCTCATTATATAC GCTCTAATTGTGAAATCAAAGACAAAGGAATTTCAGAAACcccatcttctttctttcgtAAAACAGTAGCGTCTATGGCTGCAACCACTAATTTCACCAAATCGTTGCTATTTCCTTCCTCCCATG ttTCAGGAAATGTGAGCTTGAAATCGCAGAgaggtagtagtagtagtactaggACATGGCCGAATCAGAACAAGTCAAGAAATGGTTACAAGTCTCTCCGTGTGAATGGACTATTCGGAGGtggaaacaaatataataacagTGAAGATGGACGACAATCTAAG GCAGGGATATTTGAGAATATGCAGAATATGTATGAGACTGTGAAGAAAGCTCAAATGGTTGTTCAAGTGGAAGATGTGCTTGTCCAAAAAGAGTTAGCTATGTAA
- the LOC104757930 gene encoding uncharacterized protein LOC104757930 — MASTNAVYRPTPTPDHDTTVVVVVFVSLGCVMFLAFLAFVIWFLIKKRSRKHRERSEAVRVDEHFKMKEAIVEGPNGQKSVVLSVEDDVQFADAIKKDEKDLKKHGAVGPSVASRS, encoded by the coding sequence ATGGCCTCCACGAACGCAGTCTACCGCCCCACACCAACTCCGGACCACGACACTACCGTTGTAGTAGTTGTGTTTGTCTCTTTGGGTTGTGTCATGTTCTTGGCGTTTCTAGCGTTTGTTATCTGGTTCTTGATCAAGAAGAGATCTAGGAAACACCGTGAGAGATCTGAGGCCGTTCGTGTGGATGAGCATTTTAAGATGAAGGAAGCTATTGTCGAAGGACCTAATGGACAAAAGTCTGTGGTGTTATCAGTTGAGGATGATGTCCAGTTCGCAGACGCGAtcaagaaagatgaaaaagatcTCAAGAAACACGGTGCAGTTGGCCCATCTGTCGCTTCCCGTTCGTAA